ATAAAAGCTATGGCTCTCTAGCTGTACTTAAAGGTGTTTCCCTGACCGCTTATGATGGCGATGTCATCTCTATTCTGGGGTCGTCAGGCTCTGGAAAGTCAACCCTTTTGCGCTGCATTAATTTGCTGGAAAAACCAACACAAGGTCGCATTATCATTGGTAATGAAGAGCTGATATTAAAGCCAACCAAAACGGGCGAAATGCAAGCGGCAAATATCAAGCAATTAGAAAGCTTACGCGCGCGTGTGGGTTTTGTGTTCCAGAACTTTAACTTGTGGCCGCATAAAACGATTTTGCAAAACATTATCGAAGGACCGACGCAGGTTCTAAAAATTAAAAAAGACCAAGCTATTAGTGATGCGGAAAAACTGCTCGATAAAGTCGGTTTACTCGATAAAAAAGATGCGTATCCGGCAAATTTGTCTGGTGGTCAGCGTCAGCGTGTGGCGATTGCGCGCGCCCTTGCCATGCAGCCACAGGTGTTATTATTCGATGAGCCAACTTCCGCGCTTGACCCTGAACTGGTCAATGAGGTGCTCGCGGTCATGCGTGAGCTTGCCGAAGAAGGGCGTACCATGCTGATTGTCACCCATGAAATGCGTTTTGCTCGTGAAGTCTCTAGTAAAGTGGTGTTCTTGCATCAAGGCGTTATTGAAGAGATGGGCACACCCGAACAGGTCTTTGATCATCCAAAATCAGAGCGCGTGCGCGACTTTATGGCATCGCATCGCTAGGCACGTTTTAGGTTGATTTTAGGTTAAATAGTAATTAACGAACTCGTCCTCATAAACGGTGTATATATAGACCGTTTATGACATCATAATGACAGTCAATATCTAAAACGTTTGTTTTTGATTTTTGAGTCAGGTATCATCAACAATTTTATAACTTGTCAATATTGTTACTGTTTTTGTTATCTGGCATGGATGTCAGAGGGTAAAAATATCAGCAACACATATCAGCAACCAAGGAATGTATGATGTCGACTTCTCGCCTATTGTGGTCATCGCTGACCCTCACTGCCGCGCTAGCGCTTAGTGCCTGTAGCCCATCGCAAGATGCCAAAGATACCAATGCTGATGCCCAAGCTGCCGGTACAGCTGGCAAGACTTTACGTATTGCGACTGAAGGCGCATATCCTCCTTTTAACTATACCAATGCCGATGGTAGTTTAGCGGGCTATGATATTGACGTTGTCAATGCCTTGTGTAAGCAAATGCAAGCCAAGTGTGAGATTGTCGCGCAAGATTGGGATGGCATTATTCCTGGCTTATTGGCTAAGAAATACGATGCGGTGATTGCCGGCATGTCTATTACTCCTGAACGTCAAGAAAAAGTTGATTTTACCGAGCCTTATTTTGCCAATACGATGGTATGGCTGACTGATACCAAAGGTAAGTTTAATCCCAAATCTATCAAAAACTTAACCCTTGGCGGTCAACGCTCAACGACACCAGGCGCGTATTTACAAGACAATTATGACGGTAAAGACGGCAACACCGTACAGTTATATGATAACTACGACAATGCCTATTTAGACCTAAAGTCTGGTCGTAGCGATGCGGTGTTGGCTGAAAAAGTCTCTGCTAAATCTTGGCTAAAAGACAATCCTGCTGGCTTTGGTATCGTTGGTGATGAGATTGACAATAATGACAATATCGCCATTGCTGTGCGTAAAGGTGACCCACTCAAAGAAGACTTTAACAAAGCACTCAGCGAGATTCGTAGTAACGGCACGCTGGCACGCCTTGAGCAAGCAAACTTCGGTCAATAAACTAGCGGTCACTATCTATACTGCGGGTCAACTCATAAAGGAAGCGTAAAAATGTCAATTTCAATTACTCATAAAGCATTGTGGCTTGCCCCGCTTAGTGCTGCAATGCTCATGCTAGCTGGCTGTAGTAATAGCTCAACGCCAGAAGAGGGCGCGGCGACCGATACGGCAACTGATAGCGCGCCGATGACTATAAAAATCGCGACCGAATCAAGCTATAAACCGTTTAGCTATACCGACGCGGATGGCAAACTTATTGGCTATGAGATTGAGTTGGTTGATGCTCTTTGTGCGCAAATGAAGGCGAATTGTGAAGTTATCTCACAAGACTGGGATGGTTTAATCCCAGGATTAAATGCAAAGAAATTCGATGCCATTATG
This genomic window from Psychrobacter urativorans contains:
- a CDS encoding ABC transporter ATP-binding protein, whose amino-acid sequence is MPDIAKDSTRPIALEVQDLHKSYGSLAVLKGVSLTAYDGDVISILGSSGSGKSTLLRCINLLEKPTQGRIIIGNEELILKPTKTGEMQAANIKQLESLRARVGFVFQNFNLWPHKTILQNIIEGPTQVLKIKKDQAISDAEKLLDKVGLLDKKDAYPANLSGGQRQRVAIARALAMQPQVLLFDEPTSALDPELVNEVLAVMRELAEEGRTMLIVTHEMRFAREVSSKVVFLHQGVIEEMGTPEQVFDHPKSERVRDFMASHR
- a CDS encoding transporter substrate-binding domain-containing protein, which codes for MSTSRLLWSSLTLTAALALSACSPSQDAKDTNADAQAAGTAGKTLRIATEGAYPPFNYTNADGSLAGYDIDVVNALCKQMQAKCEIVAQDWDGIIPGLLAKKYDAVIAGMSITPERQEKVDFTEPYFANTMVWLTDTKGKFNPKSIKNLTLGGQRSTTPGAYLQDNYDGKDGNTVQLYDNYDNAYLDLKSGRSDAVLAEKVSAKSWLKDNPAGFGIVGDEIDNNDNIAIAVRKGDPLKEDFNKALSEIRSNGTLARLEQANFGQ